In the Arachis stenosperma cultivar V10309 chromosome 8, arast.V10309.gnm1.PFL2, whole genome shotgun sequence genome, TGTGTTGTGAGTTTGGTTAGGGGAAGTGTTCTCTTCAACAAGCCCTTAGCTTGGGCCATTTTCTCTGCTGATCAGGTACCCTTTTATATTTGAAAGATCACATAATAAGAGCTATATACACTCCATATGAAAACACTTCAATTGCTCTCCGAATATCCTAGAAATTGTAGGCATCATATTGAATTTGGTTTTCTAATATGTAATCTATAGTAGCCTTGAATAATTTTGATTCTTTTTCTGAACTCTGTCTTCATGAAGAGAGATTCTTTTTCGATTTTCTGTTAGGTTCATTTTCAGTATGCAGGAATTTTATTAGGGTTTGCAATTGTGTTTCTGATTTTCCACTGGGGTTTGTGTGTTTCCATGGCGATTTCAAACTTATTCGGAGCATTTTTGTGTAGTTAAATCTGAGTTTTGTAATTTTTCGTTGATTTTAATACTAAATTTTCTATAATGTACACTGAACTATTGAGCTATTAAATACTCATACACactttctaaaattttattgatttaatttttttttcactttcatAATGACCCAAACAAAACTCCAGCACTATCACGCCACAAGAGAGGATGTAACTGTAAGAAATCGTTCTGCCAAAAGAAATATTGTAAATGCTTTCAGGTCTTCATCCATCCTTACTAGGATATCATGAATGCTTCAGTTTTAGTTATAATATCAGTTACTAATGatagtatgttttgtttttcAAAGGCTGATGTTGGATGTTCCATAAACTGTAGATGTGACACGTGTAAGAACATGTTTGGTAGAAAGGATGGTGAGTTGTCCCTTCTTTTGCAGATTAAATACGTGTCAGAATTTAACTGTTTTATTGTTTCAGGTTCTAATTCTGTAGGAGTAGAAACCCAACCAGAAGTAGAAATAGAAGCCTGTGGTAAAGAGTTTGTTGAAAATGCATCAcggaaaattgaaattcagaACTCCCACAGGATGTCTAGGTTGGAAATGTTGTTTTTTTGGTTAGTTTTGAAATGATAAAATTGATGATTTTGCTTATTAATGttgatttgatttattttttgattttttcttttatgtgACAGTTCATTGAATTTTCCATTAGAGAGTAAGATGTTTGGGACTCTTTGCTCTCAGCCACTTGAGCATTCTCAAACTGTTGCACACAACGAAACGATTGGAGGCAG is a window encoding:
- the LOC130946850 gene encoding CASP-like protein 2B1 isoform X2 gives rise to the protein MKLLDKRIKIPELVLRFMILGLGVVAAVLIGTDSQVKVVFSFEKEAEFTDVKALVFLVVANGLAAGYSLIQGLRCVVSLVRGSVLFNKPLAWAIFSADQADVGCSINCRCDTCKNMFGRKDGELSLLLQIKYVSEFNCFIVSGSNSVGVETQPEVEIEACGKEFVENASRKIEIQNSHRMSSSLNFPLESKMFGTLCSQPLEHSQTVAHNETIGGRGRSG
- the LOC130946850 gene encoding CASP-like protein 2B1 isoform X3 produces the protein MSYLGVGVSPETVPVYHNTNMKLLDKRIKIPELVLRFMILGLGVVAAVLIGTDSQVKVVFSFEKEAEFTDVKALVFLVVANGLAAGYSLIQGLRCVVSLVRGSVLFNKPLAWAIFSADQADVGCSINCRCDTCKNMFGRKDGSNSVGVETQPEVEIEACGKEFVENASRKIEIQNSHRMSSSLNFPLESKMFGTLCSQPLEHSQTVAHNETIGGRGRSG
- the LOC130946850 gene encoding CASP-like protein 2B1 isoform X1 — its product is MSYLGVGVSPETVPVYHNTNMKLLDKRIKIPELVLRFMILGLGVVAAVLIGTDSQVKVVFSFEKEAEFTDVKALVFLVVANGLAAGYSLIQGLRCVVSLVRGSVLFNKPLAWAIFSADQADVGCSINCRCDTCKNMFGRKDGELSLLLQIKYVSEFNCFIVSGSNSVGVETQPEVEIEACGKEFVENASRKIEIQNSHRMSSSLNFPLESKMFGTLCSQPLEHSQTVAHNETIGGRGRSG